The sequence tatatatatttatatttatatttattcccctgagtttattttttattttttttgttaatcatatacatatttatttaatcatatatttatatttatttttttattttttatatacatttaaacCCCAAAAGGATTATctctttataaaataaaataaaacacatttggcaaaataaaatatactatctttaatttcattttatttttaaaatgtgttgctatatatttatctctTCTTAAATTATGTTAATAttgataacaataaaaaaaaaaaaaaaattaaatataaaaaaatatatatgatcacatatatatatatatatatatatatatatatatatatattttttttttttgtgaaaacaaaaaaggttgaaaaaaaattttttttttttttttttctttttttaaaataaaatggtgATATATGGCAATATGCCATAATTTATCCCcttcgaaaaaaaaaaataaataaataaatatatatatatatatataaatatatatacatatatattacatatatagaaTATGCAAACAGTTCCAtggatacatatatatatatatatatatatatagtaactACATTGATccttttttatgatatttttatgatatttttatgatatttttatgatattttttttttttttttttttttttttttcacttttTGGAATGTTTGTTACAACCATATTGATATAGAAACAAggacaaaataataaaaatggttCCAATAATTTTGGTAGCATTTATAGTTTCATTAAGAAAGAGCCTTGCTAAGACAAAAGTAAAACATGGTTGAAAGGATTGGTATAAAGAAACTGTTATGGGTGTTAAATAATTGAGTGCAATAATTTGTATTTTCCAACATAAGATAATGATAGCTATTGTTGAATATAAGATACAAAGAAATTGTCTCATATTTAATTCATATGTTTCTtgaagaatattataattttgattaataaaaatttctcCTAATATTCCAAATGGTAaagttattattaataagaaaaacATTTGAGAAAATTgtataatatcattatttacatatttagtagctacattaatatatataacttgtAATCCTTTAGTAATAGGTactgttaataataaatagaaaCCTAAATCAAATGTTTTAAGGTTCCATATTTCTGCCGTTATAGCTAATccaaaaaatgataaaaaaatagaaaaagctgttatataattcattttttctatttttaaataataagataTTAAAGCTGTGAAAATTGGTATAGTCGGTTGAATTATAGCAACATTATGTGAATCTGTATATTGTAAAGCAACTATTACAATAACTTGTCTTAACGCACCGGttattgataatattaacataGGCATATAAGCTGCCTTTggtattaatttttcttcattccaaaataatttattaaaaaaattacaaccAGAATTTTCCTCTATATTGTTttgtatacatttatttttatttacacttatattattattaataatatcattattgtttttatcattattattgctCTTATCATTACCATGCGatgtatttttgtttttatgttttttcttattctttGATGACCAACCATATTTTCTACTTGTCTTACTTTCCTCATTTGGATTAGCTAGCTCTAAATCCTTTTCATAACTATTCATCTCAGTATCAATTTCTTTCATATCCTGatctaataattttttattttgagaACATGGTTTTTTGgaaatgaacatataaatcATCAAAGGTATTGTTAAAGCTGTTCTtaatataatgaagatataaatagatccttttatctttataaaatatttcattaatatataatttataccatataaaaacatagaaaataataataacaaatttaCACCTATCATCAATAAACTGTTATCCCCCTCATCACTCCCATTATTACAAAGAAACCTATCCAATTTAAAGaaatcattatttaatatattactcATAATTTATTACCATGTAATTATTACGAATATAGGATGTTTGCACTGTACCAAAAAATGAGCTGCAAACATTAAATTTACGcaaaagtatatattattaacgttgcataaataaatacatacatatatatatatatacatatatatatatatatatatatatgtgtggtATGTTcctatatatgtttaatatcactaaaaaatacaatatcttgttatttacatatatctgtataatttatttataagaatCCAAGGCAAAAAAAcgga is a genomic window of Plasmodium falciparum 3D7 genome assembly, chromosome: 7 containing:
- a CDS encoding drug/metabolite transporter DMT1, putative gives rise to the protein MSNILNNDFFKLDRFLCNNGSDEGDNSLLMIGVNLLLLFSMFLYGINYILMKYFIKIKGSIYIFIILRTALTIPLMIYMFISKKPCSQNKKLLDQDMKEIDTEMNSYEKDLELANPNEESKTSRKYGWSSKNKKKHKNKNTSHGNDKSNNNDKNNNDIINNNISVNKNKCIQNNIEENSGCNFFNKLFWNEEKLIPKAAYMPMLILSITGALRQVIVIVALQYTDSHNVAIIQPTIPIFTALISYYLKIEKMNYITAFSIFLSFFGLAITAEIWNLKTFDLGFYLLLTVPITKGLQVIYINVATKYVNNDIIQFSQMFFLLIITLPFGILGEIFINQNYNILQETYELNMRQFLCILYSTIAIIILCWKIQIIALNYLTPITVSLYQSFQPCFTFVLARLFLNETINATKIIGTIFIILSLFLYQYGCNKHSKK